A single genomic interval of Stieleria maiorica harbors:
- the tig gene encoding trigger factor codes for MSTSIDSPANADEATPLQLDVQVSSPQACVRDVVVTVPESEVKRYLKEAYDELVPEAQVPGFRSGRAPRRLVEKQFKDRVVEQVKGKLLMDALSQVTESQDFSAISEPDFDYNSIPDPGEGAFSFQFSIEVRPEFETPDWKGLELTKPVETIDDEAVTTALQRVLKDRADFEATDEPAELGDKLVVTIRFKEGDEVLSTLEEENITLAAALSLSDGVCESFGADVAGKKEGDTVTTPVKLGEGAGETERTITAEVEIVEVQKLEEVELTSNLLEELGDFESEEELREFIKDSLVRQAEYRTQQAVRQKVTNLLAESVTFELPEDLVRRQTNRELQRRVLEMRRNGFDDTTIRGIVNALQQNARASTEAALREHFVLEQIAEEESLDAEPQEFENEIMLIAQQSGQSLRRTRARLEKTGQMDALRNQIVERKVIELVVENAKVTEEEVSADADDPTSQSYPVSHSILATKADSEIPEAKYEDNSVPESPLPGASDQEKD; via the coding sequence ATGTCCACGTCCATTGATTCTCCCGCAAACGCCGATGAAGCGACCCCACTCCAGCTGGACGTCCAGGTCAGCTCTCCCCAGGCGTGTGTTCGCGACGTTGTCGTGACCGTCCCCGAATCCGAAGTCAAGCGTTATTTGAAGGAAGCGTACGACGAACTGGTCCCCGAAGCCCAGGTTCCCGGCTTCCGAAGCGGCCGCGCCCCGCGGCGTTTGGTTGAAAAGCAGTTCAAAGATCGCGTCGTCGAGCAGGTTAAGGGCAAGCTGTTGATGGACGCCCTGTCCCAAGTCACCGAAAGCCAAGACTTTTCGGCGATCAGCGAGCCCGACTTTGATTACAACTCGATTCCCGATCCCGGCGAAGGCGCGTTCTCGTTCCAGTTCTCGATCGAAGTTCGCCCCGAGTTTGAAACGCCCGACTGGAAGGGACTGGAACTGACCAAACCGGTCGAAACCATCGACGACGAAGCGGTCACCACCGCACTGCAGCGCGTCTTGAAGGACCGCGCCGATTTCGAGGCGACCGACGAGCCGGCCGAACTGGGCGACAAGTTGGTCGTGACGATTCGGTTTAAGGAAGGCGACGAGGTGCTTTCGACCCTGGAAGAGGAAAACATCACGCTCGCTGCGGCACTTTCGCTCAGCGACGGCGTGTGCGAATCCTTCGGCGCCGATGTCGCCGGCAAGAAGGAAGGCGACACGGTCACCACGCCGGTCAAACTCGGTGAAGGTGCCGGCGAAACCGAACGCACGATCACCGCTGAAGTCGAAATCGTCGAAGTTCAAAAGCTGGAAGAGGTCGAACTGACCAGCAACCTGCTGGAAGAACTCGGCGATTTCGAATCCGAAGAGGAACTCCGCGAATTCATCAAGGATTCGCTGGTTCGCCAAGCCGAATACCGCACGCAGCAAGCCGTCCGCCAAAAGGTGACCAACTTGCTGGCCGAGTCGGTCACGTTCGAATTGCCCGAAGACCTGGTCCGTCGTCAAACCAACCGCGAACTGCAACGGCGTGTTCTGGAAATGCGACGCAACGGATTCGACGACACGACGATCCGCGGGATCGTCAACGCACTGCAGCAAAACGCGCGGGCGTCGACCGAAGCGGCCTTGCGCGAGCACTTTGTGCTGGAGCAGATCGCCGAAGAAGAATCGCTGGACGCCGAACCGCAGGAATTCGAAAACGAAATCATGCTGATCGCCCAACAATCCGGTCAAAGCCTGCGACGGACCCGTGCCCGGTTGGAAAAGACCGGTCAAATGGATGCCTTGCGCAACCAGATCGTCGAGCGCAAGGTGATCGAGTTGGTCGTCGAGAACGCCAAGGTCACCGAAGAAGAGGTCTCCGCCGACGCCGACGATCCGACCAGCCAGTCGTACCCGGTATCGCACAGCATCCTGGCGACGAAGGCCGACTCGGAGATCCCGGAAGCGAAGTACGAGGACAACAGTGTTCCTGAGTCGCCGCTGCCGGGGGCATCCGACCAAGAGAAGGACTGA